The Streptomyces sp. NBC_01275 genome has a segment encoding these proteins:
- a CDS encoding SDR family NAD(P)-dependent oxidoreductase: MSLQGKVAVVTGGARGIGQGIAKVLAAKGAAVAVWDLNLEGAEKTVATIQEAGGKAIAVGGDASDAAAVAAAAARTREELGPVAILVNNAGTTAYQPFTDITEDAWDRMIGINLKGPFLVTKELVPDMLAAGWGRIVNISSSSAQTGAPAMAHYAASKGGVIGLTRALAIEYIDKGITVNHVPPGFIDTPLVRQGPVDVEAVAATMPMKRAGTPEDVAYAVAYLASPEASYVTGQTLSANGGRYLV, translated from the coding sequence ATGTCACTGCAAGGAAAGGTCGCCGTGGTCACCGGCGGCGCCCGGGGCATCGGTCAGGGGATCGCGAAGGTCCTGGCGGCCAAGGGCGCAGCCGTCGCGGTCTGGGACCTGAACCTCGAAGGCGCCGAGAAGACGGTCGCCACGATCCAGGAAGCGGGCGGCAAGGCGATCGCCGTGGGCGGCGACGCCTCCGACGCCGCCGCGGTGGCGGCCGCGGCCGCCCGCACCCGCGAGGAGCTCGGACCGGTCGCCATCCTCGTCAACAACGCCGGGACGACCGCCTACCAGCCCTTCACCGACATCACCGAGGACGCCTGGGACCGCATGATCGGCATCAACCTGAAGGGGCCGTTCCTGGTCACCAAGGAGCTGGTGCCGGACATGCTGGCGGCCGGCTGGGGCCGGATCGTCAACATCTCCTCCTCGTCGGCGCAGACCGGCGCGCCCGCCATGGCCCACTACGCGGCGTCCAAGGGCGGTGTCATCGGCCTGACCCGGGCGCTGGCGATCGAGTACATCGACAAGGGCATCACCGTCAACCACGTCCCGCCCGGGTTCATCGACACCCCGCTGGTCCGCCAGGGCCCCGTCGACGTGGAGGCGGTCGCCGCCACCATGCCGATGAAGCGGGCCGGCACCCCCGAGGACGTCGCGTACGCGGTGGCCTATCTGGCCTCCCCGGAGGCGAGCTACGTCACCGGTCAGACGCTCAGCGCGAACGGCGGGCGCTACCTGGTGTGA